From Bacteroidota bacterium, the proteins below share one genomic window:
- a CDS encoding glycosyltransferase family 4 protein: MNILWQSKTATVAEAFRVGPDQIPMNGGNAYDVQAAIALKNHFSIAIDPVTIRGKENVLAYWWKMSRHKAKADLLILEPFPIVYGRRLPGQRSIAMIHHIDPVIRSSSRYHRWYFDRLIRRTKSCDCVVTVSRYWQDYFITQGCNKVEVIYNAFDPEPYRTPGFDARAFRVRHGLPEDKPLVYIGNAIREKGVYEVSEALKDQPYHLVMTGAANRAGDLPVQYLKLNRQDYRGLLRASDVVIAYSRMIEGWNRIAHEALLSGTPVVGSGTGGMHELLENAGQPEVQSPEELVAAVETVLKDRRTYAEKGYDYIRQFDLAYFERRWKVVVDQVMQGG, from the coding sequence ATGAACATCCTTTGGCAAAGTAAGACGGCTACCGTAGCCGAGGCATTCCGGGTCGGCCCGGATCAGATTCCCATGAACGGTGGAAATGCCTACGATGTTCAGGCTGCTATTGCGTTGAAGAACCACTTTTCGATTGCGATCGATCCTGTTACCATTCGGGGAAAGGAGAATGTGCTGGCGTATTGGTGGAAGATGTCGCGCCACAAGGCAAAGGCCGATCTGCTCATCCTGGAGCCGTTCCCGATCGTTTACGGCCGACGTTTGCCAGGGCAGCGTTCCATCGCGATGATCCATCATATCGATCCGGTGATCCGAAGCTCCAGTCGCTACCACCGTTGGTATTTCGACCGCCTGATCCGGCGCACGAAATCCTGCGATTGCGTGGTCACGGTTTCCCGCTATTGGCAGGACTATTTCATCACACAGGGTTGTAATAAGGTAGAGGTCATTTACAACGCCTTTGATCCTGAACCTTATCGTACTCCCGGATTCGATGCGCGTGCCTTTCGGGTCCGACATGGACTGCCGGAAGACAAACCACTGGTTTATATCGGTAATGCCATTCGGGAAAAGGGCGTTTACGAGGTATCCGAAGCCTTGAAGGATCAACCCTACCACCTGGTCATGACCGGTGCTGCCAACCGTGCCGGAGACCTTCCCGTGCAGTACCTGAAGCTCAACCGTCAGGATTATCGTGGCTTGTTGCGGGCATCCGATGTGGTGATCGCATATTCCCGGATGATCGAGGGCTGGAACCGTATCGCCCACGAAGCCTTGCTGAGCGGTACTCCGGTCGTCGGAAGCGGTACCGGGGGCATGCACGAACTCCTGGAAAACGCCGGGCAACCCGAGGTTCAAAGTCCCGAAGAGCTGGTGGCCGCCGTGGAGACTGTACTCAAAGACCGGAGGACCTACGCCGAAAAGGGATATGACTATATCCGTCAGTTTGACCTGGCCTATTTTGAGCGACGCTGGAAAGTCGTGGTCGACCAGGTAATGCAAGGCGGATAA